A part of Fusarium oxysporum Fo47 chromosome III, complete sequence genomic DNA contains:
- a CDS encoding putative amino acid transporter codes for MPSDEIAVVEEANNSNSTNEKKICLGASNSNRSSRRNSHAPEVVDDAVFGHVGEKGPNYRSLSRIGTIALMTKTQVGLGVLAIPRTFHALGLIPGVFCLVAIGGMTSWSGYIVGTFKLNHPEVYTIDDAGGKMFGRIGREIFAAIFMLNWVFISASAMLGISVGLNAVSSHALCTWTFVIIAAVSTFLLASIRTLSKIGWIAWVGVVCIMTAIFSVTIAVGVENKTPAAIEGNSTTFRLTNDPPFADAMAAVSSHIFAYAGTPAYFSIIAEMRDPTLYTSALIWSQSIMTAVYVVIGVVIYYYVGSEVASPALASAGPTMKKVGFGFALPGLLVSAMIVTHLPAKYIFLRILRGSEHLHRSSFIHWGTWLGCTGGVTIIAYIIASAIPMFDPLVSLVGASFGVFLCFQPFGCMWLHDNWGCRKRGLRWKGGLAWSIFIIIIGTFLMIGGTYGSIEGLLFATRDGFGAAWGCEDNSITSSEQCTDKISLVKL; via the exons ATGCCTTCAGATGAAATCGCTGTTGTCGAAGAAGCAAACAATTCCAACTCTACAAACGAGAAGAAAATTTGTCTTGGCGCGAGCAACTCGAATCGGTCCTCCAGGAGGAATAGCCACGCCCCAGAAGTTGTCGACGATGCGGTCTTTGGCCATGTTGGCGAAAAAGGCCCCAACTATCGCAGC CTTTCAAGGATAGGTACCATCGCCCTCATGACGAAAACCCAAGTCGGTCTCGGTGTCCTCGCTATCCCCAGAACGTTCCATGCTCTCGGACTTATCCCCGGCGTCTTTTGCCTCGTAGCCATCGGCGGTATGACATCTTGGTCGGGTTACATTGTTGGTACTTTCAAGCTCAACCACCCAGAAGTGTACACTATAGACGATGCTGGAGGCAAGATGTTTGGCAGGATTGGTCGCGAAATCTTTGCTGCGATCTTTATGCTGA ACTGGGTCTTCATCTCTGCATCAGCTATGCTGGGTATCTCGGTTGGGCTCAATGCTGTATCAAGCCACGCCCTCTGCACCTGGACCTTTGTCATTATCGCCGCTGTCAGCACATTTCTCTTAGCCAGTATCCGAACCTTGAGCAAGATAGGATGGATTGCATGGGTTGGTGTTGTCTGTATCATGACCGCCATCTTCTCTGTTACCATTGCTGTTGGAGTCGAGAATAAAACTCCTGCGGCTATTGAGGGAAACTCTACTACGTTCAGGCTTACCAACGACCCTCCATTTGCCGATGCCATGGCAGCAGTCTCTAGCCACATCTTCGCCTACGCCGGCACGCCCGCCTACTTTTCCATCATCGCCGAGATGCGAGACCCGACGCTTTACACATCAGCGCTTATCTGGTCGCAGAGTATTATGACTGCTGTATACGTTGTGATTGGTGTTGTTATATATTACTACGTCGGCTCCGAGGTTGCATCTCCTGCTTTGGCTTCTGCCGGTCCTACCATGAAGAAGGTCGGCTTCGGATTTGCTCTGCCGGGCCTCTTAGTCAGTGCCATGATTGTCACACAT TTACCAGCCAAGTACATCTTCCTTCGTATCCTCCGCGGCTCTGAGCACCTCCACCGCAGCAGTTTCATTCATTGGGGTACTTGGCTTGGCTGCACTGGCGGCGTCACTATTATCGCCTACATCATAGCCAGCGCTATTCCCATGTTTGACCCTCTTGTGTCATTGGTTGGTGCATCTTTCGGTGTCTTCCTTTGCTTCCAGCCCTTCGGATGTATGTGGCTGCACGACAACTGGGGATGCAGGAAGCGTGGCCTCAGGTGGAAAGGAGGGCTCGCCTGGAGCATATTCATCATTATTATTGGCACCTTCCTCATGATTGGCGGCACATATGGCTCCATTGAAGGCCTTCTTTTTGCCACTCGAGATGGATTTGGTGCCGCTTGGGGTTGCGAGGATAATTCTATCACT TCAAGTGAGCAGTGCACAGATAAAATCTCACTTGTCAAACTTTGA
- a CDS encoding armadillo-type protein, translated as MEAQVENAVGILSNPTSDQSLKEQAFEYLNQLRNDPSGWQACTTLFARTPQTSEVVRMVCLEVVNYAVHTQGLDQASLAFLKDTLLQYCRQTYGPNAQQEADPYHLQNKLTQTLTYLFVFLYQDGWQSFLDDQLELTGLSTNTDNVPGVVFYLRTLGSIHDEIADMLLSRQSNEAKRNTELKDQLRAQDMHKVSESWKQLLTRYSNNDTVVELVLKVLGKWVSWMDISLVISQDMLGLLLPVVGRPSTDVQDKVRDTAIDTLNEICGKKMRSADKMEMISFINLREIVEQLVASPPLSEYKGTSRYDTDLAEAVAKLVNTVLSDIVRALEDNQISDDTRARANQHLQGFLPFLLRFFSDEYDEVCSSVIPALTDLLTFLRKLTVVHQDYGGMLAPILDAIIHKMRYDETTNWGDEDELTDEAEFQELRRKLQNLQKSIAAIDQPLYMDMLSNLVATTFQTLDQQGSQMDWRDLDLALYEMYLFGELALPNQGLGTKNQPSTEASERLVVMMQKMVESGIANFSHPAILLQYMEICVRYCVVFENHLLQYIPQVLENFVRLVHHDHVRIKTRSWYLFHRFIKQLRAQVGNVAETVIQSIGDLLPIKAEVPGDDADDDMSSDESDHSADALFTSQLYLFEAIGCISSTQSTPADKQALYARSVMGPLFTDMEGHLPRAKSGDAQATLQVHHIVMALGTLAHGFSDWTPGITSANAHGPPDKAVSDEFSRAAEAILIALNQLNSSSEIRTACRSAFSKLLGVLGAAVLPQLPQWIEGLLSQSSSKDEMAMFLRLLDQVVFGFKAEIYEVLNMLLTPLLQRIFGGLTEPIAGTDDEIQLAELRREYLSFLQIILNNGLDGVLVSESNQGFFEPMISSIIELAKTLEGNIGGSRLAFTLMTRMAAIWGGPDVATISQNPTAPSGSPNPAFPGFDHFMIQRFHSTCWEVMKNPNFRPYQDAQTKQILTEIAGLEQTIYTKTGESFIQELQNNIFPSLGVNGDDFLRSLTTSTDKRQFASYLHNLLKSRQ; from the exons ATGGAAGCTCAG GTCGAGAATGCCGTCGGGATTCTCTCGAACCCCACCTCCGATCAATCTCTCAAAGAGCAAGCTTTCGAATACCTAAACCAACTACGAAACGATCCCTCAGGATGGCAAGCTTGCACTACCCTCTTCGCTCGAACCCCTCAAACATCAGAAGTCGTGCGCATGGTCTGTCTTGAAGTGGTCAACTATGCGGTGCACACTCAAGGTCTCGACCAGGCAAGCCTGGCTTTCCTCAAAGACACCCTTCTCCAATACTGCCGCCAAACATACGGTCCTAACGCCCAACAAGAAGCCGACCCTTATCACCTTCAGAACAAGCTCACACAAACATTGACGTACTTGTTTGTCTTTCTTTACCAAGACGGATGGCAGAGCTTCCTCGACGACCAACTTGAGTTGACCGGTCTCTCCACAAACACCGACAACGTCCCGGGCGTCGTTTTCTATCTTCGAACTCTGGGATCCATCCATGACGAGATTGCCGATATGCTTCTGTCACGGCAGAGCAACGAGGCCAAGCGAAATACCGAGCTCAAGGACCAGCTTCGAGCTCAGGATATGCACAAGGTGTCTGAGTCGTGGAAGCAGCTCCTAACACGATACTCGAACAACGATACCGTCGTAGAACTTGTTCTCAAAGTCCTGGGCAAGTGGGTTAGCTGGATGGACATCTCCTTGGTTATCAGCCAGGATATGCTcgggctgctgctgccggtaGTCGGCCGACCAAGCACTGATGTGCAAGACAAGGTCCGCGACACCGCCATTGATACCTTGAATGAGATATGCGGCAAGAAGATGCGTTCGGCagacaagatggagatgatCTCCTTCATTAACCTCAGGGAGATTGTTGAACAATTAGTTGCTAGCCCCCCTTTGAGCGAGTACAAGGGAACCTCTCGTTACGATACGGACCTGGCCGAAGCAGTTGCCAAGTTAGTTAACACCGTACTCTCCGATATCGTACGGGCCCTCGAGGACAACCAGATCAGTGATGACACTCGCGCTAGAGCTAATCAGCACCTCCAAGGGTTCCTCCCTTTCCTTCTGCGCTTCTTCTCTGACGAATATGATGAGGTCTGCTCGTCTGTCATTCCCGCCCTGACAGACCTGCTCACTTTCCTCCGTAAACTCACTGTTGTCCACCAAGACTACGGCGGTATGCTTGCGCCAATCCTAGATGCCATCATCCACAAGATGAGATACGATGAGACTACCAACTGgggtgatgaagatgagctCACAGATGAAGCTGAATTTCAAGAGCTACGTCGCAAGCTACAGAATCTGCAAAAATCAATTGCGGCCATTGACCAGCCTTTGTACATGGATATGCTCAGCAACTTGGTTGCCACTACTTTTCAAACTCTTGACCAGCAGGGCTCGCAAATGGACTGGCGAGATCTTGATCTTGCATTGTATGAGATGTACCTCTTTGGCGAGCTTGCACTTCCCAACCAAGGACTGGGCACCAAAAACCAGCCCTCTACTGAGGCCTCGGAGAGGTTAGTGGTTATGATGCAGAAGATGGTTGAATCTG GTATTGCAAACTTCTCTCATCCCGCCATCCTTCTGCAGTACATGGAGATTTGTGTGAGATATTGCGTTGTTTTCGAGAACCATCTCTTACAGTATATCCCTCAAGTTCTAGAGAACTTTGTGCGATTGGTTCACCATGACCACGTTCGCATAAAAACACGATCGTGGTACTTGTTCCACCGCTTCATCAAGCAGCTGCGTGCTCAGGTTGGCAATGTTGCAGAGACAGTCATCCAGTCGATCGGAGATCTCTTgcccatcaaggctgaggtccctggtgatgatgccgatgacGATATGTCTTCAGACGAATCTGACCACTCCGCGGATGCTCTCTTTACGAGCCAACTGTACCTTTTCGAAGCAATTGGCTGTATTTCCTCGACCCAAAGTACACCTGCTGATAAGCAGGCCTTGTACGCCCGATCTGTTATGGGCCCCCTATTCACTGACATGGAAGGACACCTCCCACGAGCCAAGTCTGGAGATGCGCAGGCCACCCTTCAAGTCCACCACATTGTTATGGCATTGGGTACATTGGCCCACGGGTTCTCTGACTGGACTCCAGGCATCACTTCCGCTAATGCACATGGACCTCCTGACAAGGCTGTCTCCGATGAGTTTTCTCGCGCAGCCGAAGCCATTCTCATTGCCCTCAACCAGCTGAACTCGTCTTCTGAGATCCGAACTGCTTGCCGATCAGCCTTTTCTAAGCTATTGGGGGTCCTTGGTGCTGCTGTGCTGCCCCAGCTGCCCCAGTGGATTGAAGGACTGCTGTCCCAGAGCTCATCTAAGGACGAGATGGCCATGTTTCTTCGTCTACTGGATCAGGTGGTGTTTGGCTTCAAGGCTGAAATTTACGAGGTCTTGAACATGCTTTTGACGCCTTTGCTTCAACGTATATTCGGTGGGCTTACGGAACCCATTGCTGGTACCGATGATGAGATCCAGTTGGCTGAGTTGAGGAGGGAAtacctctcttttctccagATCATTCTGAACAATGGATTAGATGGTGTTCTCGTCAGTGAATCTAACCAGGGCTTCTTTGAGCCTATGATTTCTTCCATCATTGAGCTCGCCAAGACCCTTGAGGGTAACATCGGCGGTAGCCGTCTGGCTTTCACTCTGATGACAAGAATGGCAGCTATATGGGGAGGACCTGACGTTGCCACTATTTCGCAGAACCCAACGGCTCCTTCTGGTAGCCCCAACCCTGCATTCCCTGGCTTTGATCATTTCATGATTCAAAGGTTCCACTCGACTTGCTGGGAGGTTATGAAGAACCCCAACTTCCGCCCTTACCAGGACGCTCAGACTAAGCAAATTCTTACAGAGATTGCAGGTCTAGAGCAGACCATTTACACCAAGACAGGCGAGTCTTTTATCCAGGAACTCCAAAACAACATCTTCCCTAGCCTTGGGGTCAACGGTGATGACTTTTTACGATCTCTTACGACGTCGACGGACAAGAGGCAGTTTGCTTCATACCTGCACAACCTGCTGAAGTCCCGACAGTAG
- a CDS encoding peptidase M18 gives MAPPQEALDFVEFVNESPTPYHAVQSASARFEKAGFKLIRERDSWASTLRPGGKYYLTRNASTIVAFTIGRKWRPGNPVAIIGAHTDSPCLRLKPVSKKTNVGYLQIGVETYGGGIWTSWFDRDLSIAGRVLVKEGDNFVSKLIKVDKPLIRIPTLAIHLHRQTNFDPNKETELFPIAGLVAAELNKGTKDEKPEEKKDDNEEDEEFRPLKVMTERHHPQVLDVIAAEAGVEVSAIIDFELILYDTQKSCIGGLNDEFIFSPRLDNLGMTYCSVEGLIESVKDESSLEEDSTIRLTVCFDHEEIGSTSAQGANSNLLPSVIRRLSVLPGKDTASEGSYEAVHHDNEEATAYEQTLSRSFLVSADMAHSVHPNYAGKYESSHQPAMNGGTVIKINANQRYATNSPGIVLLQECARTAGVPLQLFVVRNDSPCGSTIGPGLAAALGMRTLDLGNPQLSMHSIRETGGTADVAYGIKLFKGFFENYGSLEPKILID, from the exons ATGGCACctcctcaagaagctctcgaCTTTGTTGAGTTCGTCAATGAGTCGCCAACCC CTTATCATGCCGTTCAGTCTGCCTCGGCTCGCTTCGAAAAGGCCGGTTTCAAGCTTATCCGTGAGCGCGACTCTTGGGCTTCGACCCTCCGACCTGGCGGTAAATACTACCTCACCCGCAATGCTTCGACTATCGTAGCCTTCACCATCGGTCGAAAGTGGCGCCCTGGAAACCCTGTCGCCATCATTGGAGCCCATACCGACTCTCCCTGCCTTCGACTGAAGCCCGTATCCAAGAAGACCAATGTCGGCTACCTCCAGATCGGCGTTGAGACATATGGTGGTGGTATCTGGACCTCGTGGTTCGATCGCGACTTGAGTATTGCCGGCCGTGTTCTGGTCAAGGAGGGCGACAACTTTGTTTCAAAGCTCATCAAGGTCGACAAGCCCTTGATCAGAATCCCAACTCTCGCCATTCACCTTCACCGACAGACCAACTTCGACCCCAACAAGGAGACCGAGCTTTTCCCCATTGCAGGACTTGTTGCAGCTGAGCTGAACAAGGGAACAAAGGATGAGAAGcccgaggagaagaaggatgacaatgaggaggatgaggagttCAGGCCTCTGAAGGTCATGACTGAGAGACACCACCCTCAGGTCCTTGACGTTATTGCAGCTGAGGCAGGAGTCGAGGTTTCTGCGATTATAGACTTTGAGCTGATTCTCTACGATACTCAAAAGTCATGCATTGGTGGCCTTAACGACGAGTTTATCTTTTCTCCTCGTCTCGATAACCTTGGCATGACATACTGCTCTGTAGAGGGACTTATTGAGTCCGTCAAGGATGAGTCCTCGCTTGAGGAAGATAGCACCATCCGGTTGACCGTGTGCTTTGATCACGAAGAGATTGGCTCGACCTCGGCACAGGGTGCCAACTCCAACCTGCTGCCATCGGTCATCCGCCGTCTGTCTGTTCTTCCTGGAAAGGACACTGCCAGTGAAGGTAGCTATGAGGCTGTTCACCACGATAACGAGGAGGCTACAGCATACGAGCAGACTCTATCACGATCTTTCCTCGTATCTGCTGATATGGCCCACTCTGTGCATCCCAACTATGCTGGCAAATACGAGTCTTCGCATCAGCCAGCCATGAACGGCGGAACTGTTATCAAGATCAACGCCAACCAGCGATACGCTACCAACTCCCCAGGAATAGTGCTCCTTCAGGAGTGTGCTCGTACAGCTGGCGTTCCTCTTCAGCTCTTTGTCGTCCGCAACGATTCGCCCTGCGGTAGCACCATCGGACCCGGCCTCGCTGCCGCTCTTGGTATGAGGACTCTGGACCTCGGTAATCCGCAGCTCAGCATGCACAGCATTCGTGAGACGGGAGGTACTGCCGATGTCGCTTACGGTATTAAGCTGTTCAAGGGATTCTTTGAGAACTATGGATCCCTGGAGCCCAAAATTCTCATCGATTAA
- a CDS encoding RTA1 like protein-domain-containing protein yields the protein MPYNYTIRPEDAFGSDSPCNLDTCPVEWSIYSYRPSLAANIVFVVLFSLIGLVHAYLGFRWKSWGFMTGMLLGCISEIVGYVGRIMMWYNPFSFNAFMIQIVCLTIAPVFYTASIYVTLSKTINFFGPELSRFKPALFYWVFIPFDIVCLILQAAGGAMSTESDSNVGVDVSMAGLVLQVVVLVVFIAAFSDYMIRYWRSGHAKAFGWRETAFFAGLSTAIILVLTRCIYRVAELREGYDGDLIKHEVPFIILEGIVIVLAAVALCFGHPGLVFNKPQVTTSVSQVEKGVVSGSESNN from the exons ATGCCTTACAATTACACCATCAGGCCCGAAGATGCCTTCGGCTCCGATTCGCCCTGTAACTTGGATACTTGCCCTGTTGAGTGGAGTATCTACAGCTACCGACCTTCTCTTGCTGCCAACATTGTCTTCGTCGTTCTCTTCAGTCTCATTGGTCTTGTCCACGCATATCTTGGCTTCCGATGGAAGAGTTGGGGTTTCATGACTGGTATGCTTCTTGGCTGCATCTCTGAGATTGTTGGCTATGTCGGTCGTATCATGATGTGGTACAaccccttctccttcaacgcTTTCATGATCCAGATTG TCTGCCTCACGATCGCTCCCGTCTTCTATACCGCTTCCATCTATGTCACCCTCTCCAAGACAATCAACTTCTTCGGCCCCGAGCTCTCTCGCTTCAAGCCCGCATTGTTCTACTGGGTCTTCATCCCCTTCGATATCGTCTGCCTCATCCTCCAGGCTGCTGGTGGTGCCATGTCTACCGAGTCTGATAGCaacgttggtgttgatgtctCTATGGCCGGTCTTGTCCTCCAGGTTGTCGTCCTGgtcgtcttcatcgccgcCTTCTCTGATTACATGATTCGATACTGGCGATCTGGTCATGCCAAGGCTTTCGGCTGGCGTGAGACTGCCTTCTTCGCTGGTCTCTCTACTGCCATCATCCTTGTCCTCACTCGATGCATCTATCGTGTTGCTGAGCTCCGTGAGGGTTATGATGGTGATCTGATCAAGCACGAGGTCcccttcatcatccttgagggcatcgtcatcgttcTTGCTGCTGTGGCTCTCTGCTTCGGTCACCCTGGTCTTGTCTTCAACAAGCCTCAAGTCACCACTTCTGTCTCTCAGGTTGAGAAGGGTGTTGTTTCCGGCTCTGAAAGCAACAACTAA